A stretch of Exiguobacterium sp. BMC-KP DNA encodes these proteins:
- the queG gene encoding tRNA epoxyqueuosine(34) reductase QueG gives MDGVQLKLALQEYAADIGIDELKVTTADPFLVLKRRLQAQQEKGFASGFEEPNLDLRTTPSLLVEDAASIIAIAVAYPSTLKNAPRGKEGERRGIFCRSSWGLDYHQALRQRLTLLEEKIQELSPGARTRSMVDTGELVDRAVAERAGIGFSGKNCSIISEEHGSYLYLGELITDLVLPPDQPVEELCGTCNKCIDACPTDALVEPGVIDAKRCISFLTQTKTLLPEPFRMALGNRLYGCDTCQQVCPYNRKKNATHHAELQPDPEQVKPLLVPLLSMSNREFKSRFGTLSGAWRGKKPIQRNAICALVHYRDKSAMDALRLMTESDAREDMRALALWAVGRIGGIEEKSYIESRLATDIAVDVQTEGQRLLEEWGEADAISAAHL, from the coding sequence ATGGATGGTGTACAATTGAAATTGGCTTTACAAGAGTATGCAGCAGATATTGGAATCGATGAGTTGAAGGTGACGACGGCTGATCCGTTTCTTGTCTTGAAGCGTCGCTTGCAAGCGCAACAAGAAAAAGGATTCGCTTCTGGTTTTGAAGAGCCCAATCTCGATCTTCGAACAACACCATCTTTACTCGTAGAAGATGCTGCTTCAATCATTGCCATTGCGGTCGCCTATCCAAGTACACTCAAAAATGCTCCACGCGGCAAAGAAGGAGAGCGGCGCGGTATCTTTTGCCGATCGTCCTGGGGACTTGATTATCACCAGGCACTACGACAACGTTTGACGTTGCTTGAAGAAAAAATTCAAGAATTGAGTCCAGGTGCACGAACACGCTCGATGGTCGATACAGGAGAACTCGTCGACCGTGCAGTAGCAGAACGAGCAGGTATCGGGTTCAGTGGGAAAAACTGTTCCATCATCAGTGAGGAGCACGGATCGTATCTCTATCTCGGTGAGTTGATTACGGATCTCGTGTTGCCGCCCGATCAACCGGTCGAAGAATTATGTGGAACGTGCAATAAATGTATTGATGCTTGCCCGACCGATGCACTAGTTGAACCAGGTGTCATTGATGCAAAACGCTGTATTTCGTTTTTAACACAGACGAAAACGTTACTGCCAGAACCATTCCGAATGGCGCTTGGTAACCGACTGTACGGTTGTGATACGTGTCAGCAAGTGTGTCCGTATAACCGGAAGAAGAACGCCACACATCATGCTGAACTACAACCGGATCCAGAACAAGTCAAACCGCTCTTAGTTCCACTTTTATCGATGAGTAACCGTGAGTTCAAGAGTCGGTTTGGGACGTTATCTGGCGCATGGCGTGGTAAGAAGCCAATTCAGCGTAATGCGATTTGTGCGCTTGTCCATTATCGAGATAAGAGTGCGATGGATGCGCTACGATTGATGACAGAAAGCGATGCCCGTGAAGATATGCGTGCCCTTGCACTCTGGGCAGTTGGTCGAATTGGTGGAATTGAAGAAAAGTCATATATTGAATCACGTCTTGCAACAGACATTGCAGTAGATGTACAAACAGAAGGTCAGCGATTACTCGAAGAGTGGGGGGAAGCAGATGCCATTTCAGCAGCTCACTTATGA
- a CDS encoding methylated-DNA--[protein]-cysteine S-methyltransferase, whose translation MPFQQLTYEFGTLLVAWEREQIVYLDFGLNVERARTYLAEETDEGMLPKDWQIAFDRYAEGDRQALDLLPCQLRVTPFAEQVLLALRQVPFGQTISYGELAHMIGKPKAARAVGGALNRNPIALIYPCHRVIGATGKMTGFASGIAHKEALLAHEIGEN comes from the coding sequence ATGCCATTTCAGCAGCTCACTTATGAGTTCGGTACATTGCTTGTCGCTTGGGAGAGAGAACAGATCGTTTACCTCGACTTTGGACTAAATGTAGAGCGAGCTCGGACATATTTAGCGGAAGAGACAGATGAAGGTATGTTACCGAAAGATTGGCAAATAGCGTTTGATCGTTACGCAGAAGGTGATCGACAGGCTCTCGATCTGCTACCTTGTCAGTTACGTGTTACACCTTTCGCAGAGCAAGTGTTGCTCGCTTTACGACAAGTTCCGTTTGGTCAGACAATCAGTTATGGTGAACTTGCTCACATGATTGGAAAACCAAAAGCAGCACGCGCTGTTGGTGGTGCTTTGAATCGTAATCCGATTGCATTGATTTATCCGTGTCACCGAGTTATTGGGGCTACCGGTAAAATGACCGGGTTTGCAAGCGGAATTGCCCATAAAGAAGCGCTTTTAGCGCATGAGATAGGAGAGAATTGA
- the trmL gene encoding tRNA (uridine(34)/cytosine(34)/5-carboxymethylaminomethyluridine(34)-2'-O)-methyltransferase TrmL has translation MAIHVVMYQPEIPQNTGNISRTCAATHSVLHLIRPLGFSTDDKHLKRAGLDYWEFVDVRYHDSLEELWEKHPEGIFYYITKYGEQYPSQIDLSDVDQDYFFVFGRETKGLPLEVIDANAERCIRLPQSNLVRSLNVSNTAAIIVYEALRQQGYAGLL, from the coding sequence ATGGCTATTCATGTCGTTATGTATCAACCAGAGATTCCTCAAAATACAGGAAATATTTCACGAACATGTGCGGCGACACATTCCGTTCTTCATTTGATTCGACCACTCGGTTTTTCGACAGACGATAAACATTTAAAACGTGCAGGTCTTGATTACTGGGAATTCGTAGACGTCCGTTATCATGATTCTTTGGAAGAGTTGTGGGAGAAGCACCCGGAAGGTATTTTCTACTATATTACGAAATACGGAGAGCAGTATCCGAGTCAAATCGACTTATCGGACGTTGACCAAGACTACTTCTTCGTCTTTGGTCGGGAAACGAAAGGGTTACCGCTTGAAGTCATCGACGCGAATGCAGAACGTTGTATTCGTCTACCCCAATCGAATCTGGTTCGTTCATTGAACGTCTCAAACACAGCAGCAATCATTGTCTATGAAGCATTGCGTCAGCAAGGTTACGCAGGACTTCTCTGA
- a CDS encoding DUF5366 family protein: protein MRTNVYLLSYAPLISILLFSTSLAIATTELALHWLDQVGVYDELLQLLTARDTKLVVWMGFLIVYFMIFSSLKLLSDTINQLGFAFFIKEQEGTTLSMLRPGSILLLVGGCVSFAFMTSFLHVGIVLFVSFFIYFIFYTVQISKMTTAAGAIGLIIFSFLAWGVLLAGLSWVGLTLFNSFGEAILFPS from the coding sequence ATGCGTACGAATGTTTACCTATTAAGTTATGCCCCGCTAATTAGCATTTTGTTATTTAGTACGTCCCTTGCGATTGCAACGACCGAACTCGCATTGCACTGGCTCGATCAAGTCGGTGTGTACGATGAGTTACTTCAACTTCTGACAGCACGCGATACAAAACTTGTTGTTTGGATGGGCTTTCTAATCGTCTATTTTATGATCTTTAGTTCGCTTAAACTATTATCAGATACGATTAATCAGCTCGGTTTCGCCTTTTTCATCAAGGAACAAGAGGGAACGACACTCAGCATGTTACGCCCGGGAAGTATTCTCCTGCTCGTTGGAGGATGTGTCAGCTTCGCCTTTATGACGTCCTTTTTACACGTAGGTATCGTGTTGTTTGTATCCTTCTTTATCTATTTTATCTTTTACACGGTACAAATCAGTAAAATGACGACTGCAGCAGGAGCGATCGGGTTAATCATCTTTTCCTTTTTGGCCTGGGGTGTTCTGCTTGCCGGTCTATCCTGGGTCGGTCTGACCTTATTCAATTCCTTCGGGGAAGCAATTTTATTTCCAAGTTGA
- a CDS encoding transglycosylase domain-containing protein, protein MRITTGYLVLLGLATLLLFSLFSIKDELKTARTFFFWADEQTTRHPLTSYQPITVTYENKRVELYDGLRRDDLTPRTLPKKVEQAFVAIEDQRFYQHDGYDITGILRAFTKNQSDSKSQGGSTITQQLARMTYLSNEKTYTRKIKELLIAVSLEQKYSKKELMTAYVNQAYFANNIYGIELAAKSYFNKPARDLSWSEISFLTAIPNNPSLYDPLRFPENTKKRQQRIVQALVRDRVLTKDFTVSRVSPRSYKPSVPYPDYIDATVQAAVRMTAQKHGWSNKYALEYLHQQGAVISTYLDSTEQRRAKEALRNLPNAIEGAYVGIDGQTHGVTALVGYKSNLTGQFNRAVQSYRQPGSAIKPLLVYGPYLEKTKARLSSTLDGSPVCIDGYCPSNSGNRILGQVTIADAIAYSYNTPAIRAFAVSFREGLKSIRPFQFSQWTREDDAFTSALGGVQYGISPYELTNAYTVFVNDGIYRPASMIKSITLKDGKVERPEEKEQRIWSSQTNRELRAGLKNVMTYGTGRKGYDPSASYIGGKTGTTNDNKDMWFVGIKNQHIGGIWLGADRPRPFPVEANATLQVKTWATILRP, encoded by the coding sequence ATGCGAATTACGACAGGATATCTCGTCTTACTTGGTCTTGCGACGCTGCTTCTGTTTTCCTTATTTTCAATTAAAGATGAGTTAAAAACAGCACGCACATTCTTTTTCTGGGCCGATGAACAGACGACACGACATCCATTGACCTCCTACCAACCGATCACTGTAACCTACGAAAACAAACGGGTCGAGCTCTATGACGGACTGCGACGGGATGACTTAACCCCTCGAACATTACCGAAAAAAGTCGAGCAAGCGTTTGTTGCTATCGAAGATCAACGTTTCTATCAACATGACGGTTATGACATCACAGGAATCTTACGCGCATTTACGAAAAATCAGTCTGATTCCAAATCTCAAGGTGGTAGTACAATCACCCAGCAATTAGCAAGAATGACGTATCTATCAAACGAAAAAACATATACTAGGAAAATAAAAGAATTACTCATCGCGGTATCTTTGGAACAAAAATACTCCAAAAAAGAACTGATGACGGCGTATGTCAATCAAGCGTATTTTGCCAATAATATCTACGGAATTGAACTTGCCGCAAAATCATATTTTAATAAACCAGCACGCGATTTGAGTTGGTCTGAAATCAGTTTTCTAACAGCAATCCCGAACAATCCTTCTCTCTATGACCCGCTGCGCTTTCCTGAAAACACAAAAAAGCGCCAGCAACGAATCGTTCAAGCGTTAGTGCGCGATCGTGTACTGACGAAGGATTTTACTGTTTCTCGGGTGTCGCCTCGCTCCTATAAACCAAGCGTTCCTTATCCAGACTATATCGATGCAACCGTTCAAGCTGCTGTTCGGATGACGGCTCAAAAACACGGTTGGAGTAACAAATACGCTTTAGAATATCTGCATCAACAAGGAGCAGTCATCTCGACGTATCTCGACTCAACAGAGCAACGGCGAGCTAAAGAGGCCCTTCGTAATCTACCAAACGCGATTGAGGGCGCTTATGTTGGCATTGACGGACAAACGCACGGTGTCACGGCTCTTGTCGGCTATAAATCCAATTTAACGGGGCAGTTTAATCGAGCTGTTCAGTCTTACCGACAGCCCGGCTCAGCCATTAAGCCGTTACTTGTCTATGGTCCATATCTCGAGAAAACAAAAGCTCGTTTGTCGAGCACGTTAGACGGTAGTCCGGTTTGTATCGATGGCTACTGTCCATCGAATAGTGGGAATCGCATACTTGGACAAGTGACAATCGCTGATGCAATCGCCTATTCTTATAACACCCCAGCGATTCGGGCATTCGCTGTCTCGTTTCGAGAAGGTTTGAAATCGATTCGTCCGTTCCAGTTCAGTCAATGGACACGGGAGGATGATGCTTTTACGAGTGCTCTGGGGGGGGTACAATACGGTATCAGCCCGTATGAACTGACAAATGCTTATACTGTATTCGTTAATGATGGTATTTATCGACCGGCATCGATGATTAAAAGTATTACGCTCAAGGATGGTAAGGTCGAACGACCAGAAGAAAAGGAACAACGGATTTGGTCAAGTCAAACGAACCGAGAACTACGTGCCGGTTTAAAAAATGTCATGACGTATGGAACGGGGCGCAAAGGATACGATCCTTCTGCTAGCTACATTGGAGGAAAAACAGGAACAACGAATGATAATAAGGATATGTGGTTCGTTGGTATCAAGAATCAACACATCGGCGGTATTTGGTTAGGCGCTGACCGCCCGCGCCCGTTTCCTGTCGAAGCCAATGCAACGTTACAGGTCAAGACGTGGGCGACGATTTTACGCCCTTGA
- a CDS encoding glucose-1-phosphate adenylyltransferase translates to MAKKNVVAMLLAGGEGKRLGALTKHTAKPAVAFGGKYRIIDFPLSNCTNSGIDTVGVLTQYEPLELNRYLGIGSAWDLDRRNGGLTILPPYQAQNGKNWYEGTANAIYRNMSYINQFDPEYVLVLSGDHIYKMDYEQMIEEHRLGGADVTISVREVPWEEAPRFGILNTDDDLRINEFEEKPENPKSNLASMGIYVFNWDVLKRHLIQDAGDAESSFDFGKNIIPNMLFENLNIRAYKFKGYWKDVGTIQSLWEANMDLLTAEPEFDLYDPSWKVYSVNPNQQPQYIGNAATVETSIINEGCHIEGEINHSVLFYGVDVAEGSLVKDSVIFPNVKIGRDVTIHRAILADGVIVEDGATIGSPDGEVFVIEADSIVKKNEVIKEAIQ, encoded by the coding sequence ATGGCTAAGAAGAATGTCGTTGCGATGTTACTTGCAGGCGGAGAAGGGAAACGTCTGGGAGCTTTAACGAAACATACTGCAAAACCAGCTGTTGCATTTGGAGGAAAGTACCGGATCATTGATTTCCCACTTTCAAACTGTACGAATTCAGGAATCGATACAGTTGGTGTGTTGACACAATACGAACCGCTTGAATTAAACCGCTATCTCGGAATCGGGAGCGCATGGGATTTAGATCGGCGTAATGGTGGTTTGACGATTCTACCTCCTTACCAGGCGCAAAACGGAAAGAACTGGTATGAAGGGACAGCAAATGCTATTTATCGGAACATGAGCTATATCAACCAATTCGACCCTGAATATGTACTCGTCCTATCAGGCGATCATATTTATAAAATGGATTACGAGCAAATGATTGAAGAACACCGACTTGGTGGAGCAGACGTAACGATTTCTGTCCGTGAAGTACCATGGGAAGAAGCACCACGATTCGGGATTCTCAATACAGATGATGATCTTCGAATCAATGAGTTCGAAGAAAAACCAGAAAATCCGAAATCGAACCTTGCATCAATGGGAATCTATGTCTTCAACTGGGATGTATTGAAGCGCCATTTGATCCAAGATGCTGGTGATGCGGAATCGAGCTTTGACTTCGGTAAAAACATCATTCCGAACATGCTCTTTGAAAACCTCAACATCCGTGCGTATAAATTCAAAGGATACTGGAAAGACGTCGGAACGATTCAGTCTCTTTGGGAAGCAAACATGGATCTGCTAACAGCAGAACCAGAATTTGATTTATATGATCCATCTTGGAAAGTCTATTCGGTCAACCCGAATCAACAACCTCAATACATCGGGAATGCTGCGACAGTTGAGACATCGATCATCAATGAAGGATGCCATATTGAAGGCGAAATCAATCATTCGGTCCTCTTCTATGGAGTGGATGTAGCAGAAGGATCGCTCGTCAAAGATTCGGTCATTTTCCCGAACGTCAAAATCGGACGAGATGTCACGATTCACCGGGCAATCTTAGCGGATGGCGTCATCGTTGAAGATGGTGCGACGATTGGATCTCCAGACGGAGAAGTCTTCGTCATTGAAGCAGACAGTATCGTCAAGAAAAACGAAGTCATCAAAGAAGCGATTCAATAA
- the glgD gene encoding glucose-1-phosphate adenylyltransferase subunit GlgD, translated as MKVDLLGVINLSGEEGFFKELTEHRNLAAVPFAGRYRLIDFTLTNMVQNDIANIGIFTLEKYRGMMDHLGSGKEWDLDRSNGGLYIFPPALSQDANEFRGDLSNFHLHRDFFLRSKENYVVVSGSNILSAVDYRDVLREHKESNADITVVYTKRELPCKYCRPIRFSEQNHVTAIGSRGFQPADETFYMETVVLSKNLFVRLVDEAIARGEYDLLQSIIRSQLNRLHVHGYEYSGTSQVIHSLRSYYRESMLLLEQWGAINDFQHVYTKIKHEPPTRYLPGSDIKNSLVANGCKLEGTTTDSILFRGVKVGKHARVKNSIIMQKSVIEEGAVVEYAILDKEVTVKRGQVIRGTAEEPIVIKKQTIV; from the coding sequence ATGAAGGTCGATTTATTAGGTGTCATCAATCTGAGTGGCGAAGAAGGATTTTTCAAGGAATTGACGGAGCATCGTAACTTAGCGGCAGTTCCATTTGCCGGTCGTTATCGATTGATCGATTTTACATTAACGAACATGGTACAAAATGATATCGCCAACATCGGGATTTTTACGCTCGAGAAATATCGCGGCATGATGGATCACCTTGGATCAGGTAAAGAGTGGGATCTTGACCGTTCAAACGGTGGACTGTACATTTTCCCACCCGCACTATCACAAGATGCGAACGAGTTCCGTGGAGATTTATCAAACTTCCATCTCCACCGTGATTTCTTCCTTCGTAGTAAGGAAAATTACGTCGTCGTCTCTGGTTCGAACATTTTGTCTGCGGTAGATTATCGCGACGTGCTACGCGAACATAAAGAGTCGAATGCCGATATTACGGTTGTTTATACGAAGCGTGAACTGCCTTGTAAATACTGTCGTCCGATTCGTTTTAGCGAACAGAACCACGTGACAGCCATCGGGTCACGAGGGTTCCAACCGGCAGATGAGACATTCTACATGGAAACGGTCGTCCTGTCGAAAAATCTCTTCGTTCGTTTAGTCGATGAGGCAATCGCACGTGGGGAGTACGATTTACTTCAAAGTATCATTCGTTCGCAACTAAACCGTCTACATGTACACGGTTATGAGTACAGTGGTACATCACAAGTCATTCATTCGCTTCGTTCATACTATCGTGAGAGCATGCTATTACTTGAGCAATGGGGAGCAATCAACGATTTCCAGCACGTCTATACGAAAATCAAACATGAGCCACCGACACGCTATCTTCCGGGTTCTGACATCAAGAACTCACTTGTCGCAAACGGCTGTAAATTAGAAGGAACAACGACGGACAGCATCCTGTTCCGTGGTGTCAAAGTCGGAAAACACGCTCGCGTCAAAAACTCGATCATCATGCAAAAATCGGTCATTGAAGAGGGCGCAGTTGTTGAGTACGCGATTCTCGACAAAGAAGTTACCGTTAAGCGTGGTCAAGTCATACGCGGTACGGCAGAAGAACCAATCGTCATCAAAAAACAAACAATCGTTTAA
- the glgA gene encoding glycogen synthase GlgA codes for MKVWFAATEATPFIKTGGLADVVGSLPLALAEEGADVSVVLPNYGQIKEQYKSEMEFLFDFIVPVGWRQQFGAVLRLKQDGVTFYFIDNEYYFKRDGVIYGHYDDAERFAYFSRAVLEMIQHLDRKEVPDVIHCHDWQTGVIPAFLRIHYQHLERYQDIKTVFTIHNLQYQGVFPEEVLGDLLGLGQEHFTADGIAHNGLVNYMKAGLVHSNQITTVSPSYRDEIMDPYYGETLEPVLQHRAVDVRGILNGIDYRQFDPAHDTHLVETYSIDTAKEGKAKNKAALQEELGLPINPDVPLFGFVSRLVDQKGIDLLAHILPDLFELDAQFIILGSGEAEYEGLFHHATSIRPDKIASYIGFDVGLAQRIYAGSDAFLMPSRFEPCGLSQLISMKYGCLPVVRETGGLRDTVKPFNQFTLEGNGFSFANYNAHEFLEAIKRTIEVYHDQPVFEHLIETAMNEDFSWLRSADEYLALYRLIAPSAT; via the coding sequence ATGAAGGTATGGTTTGCTGCCACGGAAGCGACACCCTTCATCAAGACAGGGGGGCTAGCTGACGTCGTCGGCTCGCTCCCTTTAGCGCTTGCTGAAGAAGGTGCAGACGTTTCAGTCGTTTTACCTAATTATGGTCAAATCAAGGAACAGTATAAATCAGAGATGGAGTTTTTATTCGACTTCATCGTACCAGTCGGTTGGCGCCAACAATTTGGTGCGGTCCTCCGTCTGAAACAAGATGGCGTGACTTTCTATTTTATCGACAATGAATATTACTTTAAGCGAGATGGCGTCATTTATGGACATTATGACGACGCAGAGCGGTTTGCTTATTTCTCGCGTGCCGTTCTTGAAATGATTCAACATTTGGATCGAAAAGAAGTACCAGACGTCATCCATTGTCATGACTGGCAAACAGGTGTGATTCCAGCTTTCTTACGCATCCATTATCAGCATCTTGAGCGTTACCAAGACATCAAAACGGTCTTTACAATCCATAATCTGCAGTATCAAGGGGTCTTCCCAGAGGAAGTGCTCGGTGACTTACTTGGTCTTGGACAAGAACATTTTACGGCAGATGGTATTGCCCATAATGGTCTCGTCAATTACATGAAAGCAGGTCTTGTACACTCTAATCAAATCACGACAGTTAGTCCATCCTATCGTGATGAGATCATGGATCCGTATTACGGGGAAACACTTGAACCTGTCTTGCAGCATCGTGCTGTTGACGTGCGTGGGATTTTAAATGGAATCGATTATCGTCAGTTCGATCCAGCGCATGATACACATCTCGTTGAAACGTACTCAATCGATACGGCGAAAGAAGGAAAAGCCAAGAATAAGGCTGCGTTACAAGAAGAACTTGGTCTTCCGATCAATCCGGATGTGCCACTGTTCGGCTTCGTCTCACGTCTTGTCGACCAAAAGGGAATCGATTTACTGGCACACATTCTACCTGATTTATTCGAACTTGATGCGCAGTTCATCATTCTAGGTTCAGGTGAAGCAGAGTATGAAGGATTATTCCATCATGCGACGTCGATTCGTCCAGACAAAATCGCTTCATATATCGGATTTGACGTTGGTCTTGCGCAACGAATTTACGCGGGTAGTGATGCCTTCTTGATGCCGTCACGCTTTGAACCGTGTGGACTTAGTCAGTTGATTTCGATGAAGTACGGCTGTTTACCGGTCGTCCGAGAAACGGGTGGACTCCGTGATACAGTCAAACCGTTCAATCAGTTTACGTTAGAAGGAAATGGATTCTCGTTCGCGAATTATAATGCACATGAGTTTTTAGAAGCGATTAAGCGCACGATCGAGGTTTATCATGATCAGCCCGTCTTTGAACATCTGATTGAGACAGCGATGAATGAAGACTTCAGTTGGTTGCGCTCAGCGGATGAATACTTGGCATTATATCGTTTGATTGCACCGTCCGCCACTTGA
- a CDS encoding glycogen/starch/alpha-glucan phosphorylase — protein MFKDKEKFKERFTERFVSMHGKAITEATENDIYQTLAYMVRETVTTDWLRTKETYTHKKSKQVYYFSLEFLLGRFLHNNLLSLDVLKDVERGLEELGYQLSDLTEEEPEPGLGNGGLGRLAACFLDSLAALSLPGHGNGIRYQYGLFKQKIIDGYQVELPDNWLKNGNMWEIRRSDKAVDVPFGGHVWLEEVGDGYRVHHEPAEIVRAVPYDMPIVGYQNGVVNNLRLWSAESPLDDDELLSQYRGNYKDLLAHKQSIQTISEFLYPDDTTYEGKELRLKQQYFFVSAGLRSILTSFKKRNHSLKQLGNHIAIHINDTHPVVAIPELMRILIDEEGLGWEEAWRITKSVMSFTNHTLLSEALERWPIDLFRRLLPRIYLIIEEINRRFCKDVLANYPHMEAHMRDIAIIADDRINMANLAVVGTHSTNGVAQIHTEILKQREMRLFYEMFPLRFNNKTNGITHRRWFLSSNPALANRVTEAIGDSWIQHPSDLQKLTKWAEDSTLQKDIAEIKLKRKEELAVLIEKETGIVVDPTSIFDVQVKRLHAYKRQLLNALHIHSLYYRLKEDRSFTMTPRTFIFGAKAAPGYHYAKEVIRYINALARLINDDPDVSPYLKVVFLENYRVSLAEKIFPASDVSEQISTASYEASGTGNMKFMMNGALTIGTLDGANIEIRDEVGDANIFIFGLTPQEVMNYKQYGGYSAYDQYSAQPELRRIIDSLVDGTLFAPGEFQAIYDSLLTYNDEYLILKDFLSYQQAQERIDRMYQQPEEWYKRVILNIARSGVFSSDRTIKEYANAIWNIKPIQL, from the coding sequence ATGTTTAAAGATAAAGAGAAGTTCAAGGAGAGGTTTACGGAACGATTCGTTTCGATGCATGGTAAGGCTATAACAGAAGCAACAGAAAACGATATTTATCAGACACTTGCCTATATGGTACGCGAGACGGTTACGACTGACTGGTTGCGAACGAAGGAAACGTATACTCATAAAAAAAGTAAACAAGTCTATTACTTTTCACTCGAGTTTTTACTCGGACGTTTTCTGCACAACAACTTGTTAAGCCTCGATGTCTTAAAGGATGTGGAACGAGGACTTGAAGAACTTGGATATCAGCTCAGTGATCTGACAGAAGAAGAGCCAGAGCCTGGTCTTGGAAACGGAGGGCTCGGTCGTCTCGCGGCATGTTTCCTTGACTCGTTAGCCGCGCTTAGTCTGCCTGGACATGGGAATGGTATCCGCTACCAGTATGGTTTGTTCAAACAAAAAATCATTGATGGTTATCAAGTCGAGTTACCAGACAACTGGTTGAAGAACGGGAACATGTGGGAAATCAGACGTTCTGATAAAGCGGTCGACGTTCCTTTTGGTGGACATGTCTGGCTTGAAGAGGTTGGTGATGGGTATCGTGTCCATCATGAACCAGCTGAAATCGTTCGCGCTGTTCCGTATGATATGCCAATCGTCGGTTATCAAAATGGAGTCGTGAACAATCTACGGCTCTGGAGTGCGGAGTCTCCGCTTGATGATGATGAACTACTTAGCCAATACCGTGGGAATTATAAAGATTTACTGGCACATAAACAATCGATTCAGACGATTTCAGAGTTTCTGTATCCGGATGATACAACGTACGAAGGAAAAGAGTTGCGTCTGAAGCAACAATACTTCTTCGTCTCTGCCGGACTACGAAGTATCTTGACATCTTTTAAAAAGCGGAATCATTCATTAAAGCAGCTTGGGAACCATATTGCTATTCATATTAATGATACGCATCCAGTCGTTGCGATTCCGGAACTGATGCGGATCCTTATCGATGAAGAAGGACTTGGATGGGAAGAAGCATGGCGAATCACGAAGAGTGTCATGTCGTTTACGAATCACACGCTACTATCAGAAGCACTCGAACGCTGGCCGATTGATTTATTCCGTCGCTTATTGCCGCGCATCTACCTCATCATTGAGGAGATTAATCGACGCTTCTGTAAGGATGTGCTCGCGAATTATCCGCACATGGAAGCGCATATGCGGGATATTGCCATCATCGCGGATGACCGGATCAACATGGCGAACCTTGCTGTCGTCGGTACGCATTCGACGAATGGTGTCGCGCAAATCCACACTGAAATTCTGAAACAACGCGAGATGCGATTATTTTATGAGATGTTCCCACTTCGTTTTAATAATAAGACGAATGGGATTACACATCGTCGTTGGTTCCTCTCGTCGAATCCAGCACTGGCAAATCGCGTTACTGAAGCAATCGGGGATAGCTGGATTCAGCATCCATCTGATTTGCAAAAGCTGACGAAATGGGCAGAAGATTCAACATTACAAAAGGACATCGCTGAGATTAAACTCAAACGTAAAGAAGAATTAGCAGTGCTCATTGAAAAGGAAACAGGTATCGTCGTTGATCCAACTTCGATTTTTGATGTTCAAGTCAAGCGATTACATGCGTATAAACGCCAACTCTTGAATGCGTTACACATTCATTCGCTCTACTATCGCCTGAAAGAAGATCGTTCGTTCACGATGACACCACGAACGTTCATCTTTGGTGCAAAAGCAGCGCCAGGCTATCATTATGCAAAAGAAGTCATTCGTTATATCAATGCGTTGGCACGCTTGATTAACGATGATCCAGATGTCAGTCCGTACTTGAAAGTCGTCTTCCTAGAAAACTATCGTGTATCACTTGCTGAGAAAATCTTCCCGGCAAGTGATGTCAGTGAACAAATCTCGACGGCAAGTTATGAAGCTTCTGGAACTGGAAACATGAAATTCATGATGAATGGTGCTTTGACGATCGGAACACTCGACGGAGCGAATATTGAAATTCGAGACGAAGTCGGGGATGCGAATATTTTCATCTTCGGTTTAACGCCGCAGGAAGTCATGAATTATAAACAATACGGCGGTTACAGTGCGTATGATCAATACAGTGCGCAACCCGAGTTACGACGAATCATCGATAGCCTCGTTGATGGGACGTTGTTCGCTCCGGGTGAATTCCAAGCGATTTACGATTCATTATTGACGTATAATGATGAGTATCTGATCTTGAAAGACTTCTTGTCCTATCAACAGGCACAGGAACGAATCGATCGGATGTATCAGCAACCGGAAGAGTGGTATAAACGAGTCATTCTCAATATTGCTCGCTCAGGTGTGTTCTCAAGTGATCGAACGATTAAAGAGTATGCGAATGCGATTTGGAACATCAAGCCGATCCAGCTATAA